A genomic region of Methylobacterium durans contains the following coding sequences:
- a CDS encoding patatin-like phospholipase family protein has translation MAEHLDGTQVAAGNSGDGVKPINLALQGGGAHGAFAWGVLDRLLEEDGLAIEGISATSAGAMNAAILAYGLTVGGRAGARQALDLFWRRIAQVALFSPLQPSPWDRFTGNYGLETSIAFPLFDALTRIVSPYQSNPLNFNPLRQLLESSVDFAALRSGSAVKLFLSATNVRTGKVRVFGADEISADAVLASACLPFLYQAVEIDGEHYWDGGYMGNPAVFPLIYECECADVVVVHINPIYRPDVPTTAPEIMNRINEISFNSSLMREMRAIGFVNRLIENGTLCSNDMKLMRMHAIDAESVMQTLGVASKLNADLDFLLHLHAIGRASAEAWLAGAFAEVGRRSTVDLQDRYL, from the coding sequence ATGGCCGAGCACTTGGACGGGACCCAAGTCGCGGCCGGCAACAGCGGGGACGGGGTCAAACCGATCAATCTTGCCCTTCAGGGCGGGGGCGCCCACGGCGCCTTCGCATGGGGCGTTCTCGACCGCCTGCTCGAAGAGGATGGACTCGCCATCGAGGGTATCAGCGCGACGAGCGCCGGCGCGATGAACGCCGCGATCCTCGCCTACGGACTGACGGTCGGAGGCCGCGCGGGCGCGCGGCAGGCTCTCGACCTGTTCTGGCGACGGATCGCGCAGGTGGCCCTGTTCAGCCCCCTCCAGCCCTCGCCGTGGGATCGGTTCACTGGCAATTACGGGTTGGAAACCTCGATCGCCTTTCCGCTCTTCGACGCTCTGACGCGCATCGTCTCGCCCTATCAATCGAATCCGCTGAACTTCAACCCGCTGCGGCAACTCCTGGAGAGCAGCGTTGATTTCGCCGCTTTGCGGAGCGGCTCCGCCGTCAAGCTCTTCCTCTCGGCCACCAACGTGCGGACGGGCAAGGTCCGGGTCTTCGGCGCCGACGAGATCAGCGCCGACGCCGTCCTGGCCTCGGCCTGCCTGCCGTTCCTGTACCAAGCGGTCGAGATCGACGGCGAGCATTACTGGGACGGCGGCTACATGGGCAATCCCGCCGTCTTTCCACTGATCTACGAGTGCGAATGCGCGGATGTCGTCGTCGTGCACATCAACCCGATCTACCGCCCGGACGTGCCGACGACCGCACCGGAAATCATGAACCGGATCAACGAGATCAGCTTCAACTCGTCGCTCATGCGCGAGATGCGCGCAATCGGCTTCGTCAACAGGCTGATCGAGAACGGGACGCTGTGCAGCAACGACATGAAGCTGATGCGCATGCACGCGATCGATGCCGAGAGCGTCATGCAGACGCTCGGCGTCGCCTCGAAGCTCAATGCGGACCTCGACTTCCTGTTGCACCTGCACGCGATCGGGCGTGCGAGCGCTGAAGCGTGGCTCGCGGGCGCCTTCGCTGAGGTTGGCCGGCGCTCCACCGTCGATCTGCAGGACCGCTACCTGTGA